DNA from Deinobacterium chartae:
AAGAGGGTCCGGGCTGACGCCCGGACCCTGTGCTGGCAGCGCCCCCGATCCTCGTCTCAGCCGACCGTCTGTACCTGGGGAGCAACCCGCAAAAACTCGCCGGAAGTCGCCTCCTCGAACGCCTGCGAGACCGCGATCAGGCGCTCGTCGGTCAGGGCCGGGGCAATCAGTTGCACGCCCACGGGCAGCTCGCGTCCCTCGAGGGTCTCGAAGCCCGCCGGGATCGAGAGGCCGGGCAGGCCAGCGAGGTTCAGGCTCACCGTGTCCACGTCGCTCTGGTACATCGCGACCGGATCGTCCGACTTCTCTCCGAAGCGGAAGGCGGGATAAGGACTGGTGGGGGTCACCAGCACGTCGAAATCCGCAAAAGCGCGCTCGAAGTCACGGGCGATCAGTTGGCGCACCCGCATGGCCTTGGAGTAGTAGGCGTCGTAGTAACCGCTCGAGAGCGCGTAGGTTCCCATCAGGATGCGGCGGCGCACCTCGGGCCCGAAGGACTCGGCACGGCTGGCACTCATCACCGCGTTCACGTCGGCCTCGGAGGTGAGCAGGGCGCGGTGCGAGTACACCATGCCGTCGTAGCGGGCGAGGTTCGAGCTGGCCTCGGGCGTGGCGATCAGGTAATAGGTGGCAATCCCGTACTCGAGGCTGGGCAAGCTCACCTCGGAGAAGCTCGCCCCGCGCGCCTCGAGGACCGCGCGCACCCGCTCGAGGGCGGCCTGCACCCCGGGCGTGTTGGCCTCGCCCAGCGACTCGCGCACGTAAGCGAAACGCAGGCCCCGCACGCCGTCGCCGAGCGCCTCGGCGAAGCGCGCGGTGGCCTCGAGGCTGGTGGCGTCCAGCGGGTCATGCCCACTGATCGCGTCGAGCACGGTGGCAAGGTCACGGGTCGAGCGCGCAAACGGCCCGATCTGGTCGAGGCTCGAGGCAAAAGCCACCAGTCCGTAGCGGCTGACCCGGCCGTAGGTGGGCTTGAAGCCCAGGGTGCCGGTAAAGCCCGCAGGCTGGCGCACCGAGCCCCCGGTGTCGCTGCCCAGCGCCAGCGGCACGAATCCGGCTGCAACGGCGGCGGCACTTCCGCCCGATGAGCCACCGGGAACCCTCGAGAGGTCCCAGGGGTTGCGGGTGAGCTGGAACGCGGAGTTCTCGGTGGAACTGCCCATCGCGAACTCGTCCATGTTGGTCTTGCCGACCACGATGGCCCCGGCAGCGCGCAGGCGCTGCACCGCCGTAGCCGTGTAAGGGCTGATGTAGTTCTCGAGAGCGCGGCTGGCGCAGGTCGTGCGGGTACCGGTGAGGTTGAGGTTGTCCTTGAGGGCCACCGGCACACCGGCCAGCGGGGGAAGCGGCTCGCCTGCGGCGCGCGCGGCATCGACCCGCGCGGCCTCCTCGAGGGCCTGCTCGCGCACGCTCAAAAACGCCCCGATCTGTCCGTCGCGTGCCGCAATATCGGCCAGAGCCGCTGAGACGACCTCGTGAGCACTGAGGTCACCGGTGCCGATTCTGCGGGCCAAGTCTACTGCCGTCTCTCGCATCACGGCCGCATGATAGCAAAAGCGCCCGAACCGTCCGGGCGCACGTCTGCACGACGGCGGAAACCCGCTTAAAGTTCGGGTTTGACCAGGACCGCCATCCCCGACTGCATGCCGTGGTAGAGCATCGCCTCGGCGGAGAGCAGCAGCAGCGCGCCCACGTCGGGGGTGGCCAGCACTTCGAATACCGCTTCGTGCCCGACGTCGGTCCGCAGGCGTACCCGACCGACCGGGCGTCCCAGGCGCTTTTCCCAGGCGAGGACGATGGTCTGGTCGAGCCGGGCCTCGCCGCCGCGCAGATCGCGCCCGACGTTAACAACCAAACGCGCGGTGCGCGCGGCCGGGGCACGCAGCTCCAGCACGCCGCCGCGCATCAGCCGCCCCAACAGGCCCTCGAGGACCCCGGGACGCGGAACGTGCTGACGCAGGGTTTCGATGGGGGTGCGCCCGTCGATGTGCGCCAGGACCGCAAACTCTTCGCCCGAGAAGGTCATGCTATCGAGGGCGCGTTCGTTCAGCAGCACCGGGATGGCGTGCGGGGCGTAGACCGGCTCTGCGGGTTCCGGAGCGGCAGAAAAAGCGGGAGTGGGCATGGGAGTGGGGTTGGGCAGGAGCCGCAGCACTTCGAACAAAAACTGGTCGAGCGGCTCGTCCACGGTTTCCTCGGCTGCGACCCGGCCCGGCTGGAATTCGAACTCCCCGCGCTCGTCGCGCAGCAGGTTCAGCACCGCACCGTGGTCGAATACCTCGCCGAAGACCGCGTGCACGATGCGGCCGCCATTGAAATAAATCTTCGCTTCGCCTTCGGGGT
Protein-coding regions in this window:
- the gatA gene encoding Asp-tRNA(Asn)/Glu-tRNA(Gln) amidotransferase subunit GatA, with protein sequence MRETAVDLARRIGTGDLSAHEVVSAALADIAARDGQIGAFLSVREQALEEAARVDAARAAGEPLPPLAGVPVALKDNLNLTGTRTTCASRALENYISPYTATAVQRLRAAGAIVVGKTNMDEFAMGSSTENSAFQLTRNPWDLSRVPGGSSGGSAAAVAAGFVPLALGSDTGGSVRQPAGFTGTLGFKPTYGRVSRYGLVAFASSLDQIGPFARSTRDLATVLDAISGHDPLDATSLEATARFAEALGDGVRGLRFAYVRESLGEANTPGVQAALERVRAVLEARGASFSEVSLPSLEYGIATYYLIATPEASSNLARYDGMVYSHRALLTSEADVNAVMSASRAESFGPEVRRRILMGTYALSSGYYDAYYSKAMRVRQLIARDFERAFADFDVLVTPTSPYPAFRFGEKSDDPVAMYQSDVDTVSLNLAGLPGLSIPAGFETLEGRELPVGVQLIAPALTDERLIAVSQAFEEATSGEFLRVAPQVQTVG
- a CDS encoding DUF4388 domain-containing protein, with the protein product MRGTLGLFNLLELLQLLGIHKQPGVLLIQHPEGEAKIYFNGGRIVHAVFGEVFDHGAVLNLLRDERGEFEFQPGRVAAEETVDEPLDQFLFEVLRLLPNPTPMPTPAFSAAPEPAEPVYAPHAIPVLLNERALDSMTFSGEEFAVLAHIDGRTPIETLRQHVPRPGVLEGLLGRLMRGGVLELRAPAARTARLVVNVGRDLRGGEARLDQTIVLAWEKRLGRPVGRVRLRTDVGHEAVFEVLATPDVGALLLLSAEAMLYHGMQSGMAVLVKPEL